From the genome of Plasmodium relictum strain SGS1 genome assembly, chromosome: 3:
taaaaataatcaaaaagaatatataaataaattatcaaaagaaaaaaaggaattaatACATGCTTTTAAAAAGCAACTGGACTTAAtagttatattaaaaaaacaaattaacttattagaaaataataaaatattaaatataacttttaatgaatttaaaaaaattgttcatgattaacataaaaatattcatatactttattaaatctttcctttattttttaacattttttttttggttagTCATATTTCCGTTTTATTCttcaagttttttttttatctttttatataatatatatatatcttttaaaaaaacaaaaatacatatattcaaaaataatgtttattttaattGGTAAGTAAactattttcaatatttttctttttgtaattataatgaaataataatatttttattatttttctgtattttttcatatattttttttctttttttttttgattactTTCATTGAATAATTCATTATGAACAATGTcattaaaaagataaagtctaatatgaatttttttttttttttttatacttataacattaataaacaataagaaatataattaacAAACACAAAtataactttaaaaaaaaaaataaaaaaaaataataataataagtaaataaacatattttaaaatcaataaaattacataaagtatatatatatatatatactactTAACAATATGTTAATACagtattaaatattatatatttaaaaaaaacaccaaaataaaaaaaaaattactacattaatattaatttaaaatatttatattttctatattttttgagAGCTAATTTTGCactattcttttttaaacatttaatttattgGTTTTAAGTTATATGATTTTTcgttattttcataatatattatttcttttttaatttttcattttttcatcatatattatttcttttttttttttccaattttatattttttttattttttaatctcttctatgtttttttttatcgtCATATCTTTTGTcataatcatattttttatcatcataTTTCTTATAATCACTTCCTGTATTATcatgtttatattttatatcattatgcTTTTTATTGTAATCACTTTTTCTATCATTATATTTCTTATCATAATCACCTTTTCtatcataatattttttatgatctccattactttttttatatcccTTATCTTCATCGTATATATTACttcttttatcttttttataattgtcTGATAACATACTTCTTGATCTTGagttttcataatttttatctttgcaaatattatttttatatgacatatctttattattattattcttgttactgttatttatatcattattttcaaagTTTCCTTttgatttttcttcttcattatcTGCAAAAaagtaaacatatatattagtaaaaatatatataataaacatatgtttataaatatatatatgcacatAAATATaaccattttttttcttcttttttttttttcttccaaATTCATCATATTCTTCATCTTCTGAGTCATGAActcttttttcattattccattgaatatcataatgCCCTCCTCCCTTTCCTGttcttatttctttattgCTTTTAAactcatttaattttttgctGTATCTACTTTTACTACATATATTACATTTTTCTCTCTTTGCCCAATTTATATTACCACAATCATCACACTTCCAATcatttgatttaaaaaatatctgcttaaaatttttttttactaaaaaagaaaaataaaatatattatatatatatatatatatatttttaaagcatttaatatatgtatgaataagaaatatttaagagtatatttataaaaatatagataaaaatatttaatatataataaaataattcttaCTAGTGCTCTTTGGTCTAGGTTTACTGCATCGGTTACAGTGAGTTCTTTtcgaaaaattaatatttcgACAGCtttaaaaacaatttttattatattttataaatataaaaaaaaaaattgtattattattattattatatatatatatatatatatatatatatatatatatatatatatatatatatatatatatgtatgcatatatatatatatttttttttctttaatgaATATTCTTATGTTTCGTTTTTAAGTGGTTTTAAAAAGGTGTGTTGCTATTTTAGTGTTATAAacttaaacattttttaatttttcaattaaaaatcaaataataaaataaatagcaTTTTACTTTTCATCTGTGCAAATCCAATCTCCTGATTTTAACTTGTCtataagaaattaaaaaaaaaaatatcataaaaaaaataaattaaattgattcatataaataaaaatgatatattaatCTATATTATAAGGAACATtaatatgtataatatttaatcagaaattatttattattatcattcatacataaataaaaattagtaGTTGAaatagcaaaaaaaaaaaaaaaaaatttcatttttaatatatattaacctGTATATTTGTGACTTTCCATTATtctacaattttttttttcttcgtatttttttttctctggatttttttttctttattttattagaataattttttttttaatttttttttaaagtatgacactaaaattttataaaactcacatttaattttttatcatattttttatatttttaagcaCATGTTCTTTCAAACAAAATTtcgttattttaaaatatagtaaaattttatttttcaaaaattttataatattttataaaatttttaaatatcttcAGAATTATAATTccaataaaaaatttcatctaatgaaatttatattatcacatttagaataattaaaaaaatatttcaagtTAAAAAGGTAGTTTAATTTAATCTCTATTTTTACTAtctagtatttttttttattaataaaaatattttaataattttgtaGTCATAATATAGATAAcgtaagaaaaataaaatcgaaaaatattttttcgagaaatttcttattaaaaacaattttttttttctttttgtaaattataattttttgaaaattttaagtaccatacaatttttttatttttattatgtatatcaaaaaaaaaaaaaaaaaagaaaagaaaaaaataatatatgaattttttaaaaaaatttgaaggTGTAATTTCTgtcttaattttattaaattttttttataattattttatatatatatatattttgtaacaatttatatttatttgaaaatatatttaaaattaaaaacaaaatatattatctCAAAAAAATTTGCAAATacgattaaaaaaaaaacatttagctttatttttccttttgtacagtattatatatattttctccTATTCCTGTTAAATCAAATTCATCTTCATTATATTTAAcctaaaataaataaaaataaaaataaaatatagtatagaaatttaataataaaataaatacttgtaaagaattaaattatatagaagatatagaaattttcatattttttttttttacattaattttcctcttttttatatatctagTAATATATAAGTTAGATCCTTTAACTGGTTTTAGGTTGAATGAGTGTTGGTTTAGCATTTTTTTGTctgataaatttaaatttctttCGTTATGTTCTCTCAATAATTGTAAATCAATAACTTCTCCTTTTAAGTAATCACATAGagtattattataataatgcaTATATCTATCTTtccaataaaaatataaacttgaaaaaaaaaaaaaatatatatatatatatatatatatgtatattaataatattattttatttttatgttacGTTCTTGTCCATTTTCTAAATATAGAACGAGGTAGTAATAGATTGTATTCAGTTTGGTCATCAtctaaatttatttcataatatgattgattttcattaaaattagaatatatattatcagAATAatctatatttaatttatctaaTAGTTGTTTCCtgctttttattaattttcttttacatACCTTTGACGCATAAAgcataatattatttttgttattttccCAATCGTTCAAATGTTCAGTCttatgttttttaaaatttaaatatagttCATCTAATGTGTTCCAATCGACCCCATAACTAGAACTATAGCACCATAAATTTtctaatctttttttatttatctctatattttttttatctatttcaaaattatcatttttttcatttttttttttttttaatacaaaagGTTGCAAACGATGATTATATATCAAGGGGTTAGGCCATAAGACATTCCTATCAGGATAattaaattctttaaaacttgatttcaaataatatatatcataattagactctttattttttattctttcatTCACAACATCATCGGAAATGTTTTCTGATTCTTGAAACATATcgttaattatattttttacgtCATTTTTTCTCATATTTCTTGGGCTtgaacattttatttttatttttatattcataaattcctttttaataaaccttAAAAGTTCTTGGGGACAATCATATGTATCATTACTATCATCataaatttcataaaaagattttatatatttatcatcaccttcttcttcttcttcatcttcttcttcatatgatattttttcttcttcaatatcttttttattttcaccTTTTTCTTTAACATTATCATCGTTGAATTCTTTGTTTTTatgttcatttttattattatttttctcttcTATCACACTGTTACTTACACTCCTTTCATTTTTTCCTGGTATAAAAATGCCTTTTTCTCTTAacaacattaaaaaaatttcattattatttcccaatcttaatttattttgtaaaaGTATActgctttttttattatataaagtaAAGAACTtcacatttttaaaaaaaaataatttatctttacttcttaatttattcatttaaaaaatatttacacaatatgtaaaaaaaaaaattaattatatatatacatttatcaGCTGATATTGaaaattcatataataattaatacaTTCCTtagagagaaaaaaaaaaagatttttatatacataaatatatatatatatatatatatatataaatgtataataaaatatatagtatAGTTACAAAATAtgtgaataaaaaatatattataaagattaaaaaaaaagaaatagaaaaattttttttcttaattcaacagaaaaaataattttaaaatatagcAGAATCATAtggaaattattaattttttatagtaaAATAACACaactaaattaaaaaaaaaaagtaaaaatatttacatgTATAAAATTAGCGTCCTTTATATAAAactacaaaaatatatatgaatatctaaatattttaagttcagaataaaattttaaagttctttaatttttatcgaattctaaaaaaaatattaaaaatttaaaaaataccaaaaaatatgttattttttttaaaaaacttaataaattatatattaattttttattatcatataaatgtatgtgtaatatattaaaattttgtatccatgtattaaaaaaaaaacgaacATAAAATCAgagaatataaaattaaaaataaaataaaaacctAAGTAAAATATAGCAAAAAcatgttttaaaaaagtaataaatgaaatttatattatttttgtgtAAATACTATTAGGAAAGTAAAAATggttcataaaaaaaaatttatttaagaaatatagatatcaatatttcataaatataaatataaatatgtatgttatcttttttatatatttctttagcATCTTTGAATGGACTTCCCTTTCTTAACTTTAGTAACATTCTTTGGACAAAATGGTAACAAAAatagattattttttttttttatttcagtAATATTCTTAacattattactatttaaaGTGATACTACTACTATTCAAAGTACTATCATTACttaaattattactattatttaaagtattactattattacttaaattaatatcattcttattattattatttaaattagagttattatatatagaatTATCAATCTCAACATTATTACTATCATTTAtactattaatatttaaactattttgtatattattattttttaaattacccGATTCCGAATCCATCTGGTCATCTAAAGAATTTTGACGATGAATATCGTTATTATATTGAGTTTTCTCTTCTAGTTCTTTTGAAACttcatctttttctttttttatttgctcATTTTGTTCACTCTCTTTTTTAATGGTTTTTTTTTCCGTTTTTTGTTTCTTATTAAGTTTCGTATTATTATTTGCAATATCTCTTTTTGTtcctttttgtttttttttcagatCTTTTTGGCTTTCTTCGATGATCAACTTAGTGCTTTTTTTAGTGCAAGcagtaaaaaaattatcaagaCGCCTCTGTGTTGTCACTTTTCTAGCTTTTAATAATCGGTTAATATAATTTGTTACTCTAACTTcgttaaaattatattctttaattaataaatctttTAATTCATCAATTTTTGGTTCGCTCCAAtctattttaatttcttctttAGTTAAAACTTTTGGgtttataaatgaatttcTTGCTTCTACAAATCTAAAATTAGTAGGGACttgatatttatttttatcaatattttcaataatattttctatacAATTATATTCCTTTATAAGGTTATAAGCAGTTTTTGAACCAATCCCTTTAATAGTGTCACAATAATCACACCCACACAAAATACAAAAGTCAATAAATTGATTCATTGTTAAATTTAAACCTTTTAAAACTTGTTGCAAATTTATTTCAGTTAATATATAACCTCTTTTActtgagtttttatttttattttgatttgAAGAAGCATTAGCGTTTAAATTTCTAATCAATATCTTTGTTCCAAAAACTAACGCATCGGCATCTTCTGTTGCAGTTGCATGTGCTATATCATACTTCGTTAAAAATGCACATTGTGATTCAGCTTCACAAGGTGCTTCAACAATAGGTATTCCCATTAATGttagtaatttttttgcctcttcattttgttttttagTAACACGTACTGTCCTTCCACTTtgcttttttatttcttctaaaTCTCCTTCTTCTTTTGCTTTTTGCAACAATTCTTCTGCTTTTTGCCTTTTTTCTCCTCTTTTTTCAAGCTCAGAACCTTTTAATTCTGGTGGGGCTCCGTCAAAAACATAAATTGGTTTTAGTCCATTCTCCATTAATTTAATACTTCTTGACATCAATCCTGATATATGAGAAGTTGTTTCACCTGATTCATTTGTTAAATTCCCATAATGATCAGAATCTCTTATAGCTATTATGAATTGATATAAGGACATTGATGCATCAATAGCTATTATCCTACCCATTAAGTTctcaatttttatttctttgaTAGCATTTGGTGCTGCATCCGCAATGAATTTTGTTAATCCTTTTATTcccatttaaaaaaaaatatatatatatataaatatatatacgtatatatatattttataattattttttatatattaaaaaagatattatatatataaattaaaaatatataaaacaattcatttttttttttatttttagtaggagagttatttttaaattttatgcgattaaaaaaatttatatttaattttttttatataatatatatattatagctttattttctttttcttttaataaaagaataaaaaaaaattaataattctgGATAATTATCTATTTATCTTatattaattcttatttaataaatataaaaactatgttaaaatatataagttttacatattattttccctttattttattatatgttattttatcttttaattttattttatctatataaaaaaatatttttagatttcttaaaatataaatttactttttttctttttgaaattatattttaaatatttgtattcttaaaatattttaatgcttaaatatttttttttataaaaatacataagtaataaattaaaaaaaaaaaatttagtcaataatattaatacatttatattttttgccTTTAATTACGTTaaaaataggaaaaaaaaaaatttatatatgcaCACATAATATTGGTTTCAACACACatctaataaatttatttttataatttttttgaatgattttttaaaatataatatatttgcctttcatttatatattttaatatataatatttaatgaaaataattttatattcatttttttgttaatttttaaaaaaatatattattctattttattatggCAGTAAAATGTAGTTTAGACAATAcatgtaatatatatttaaacaaTTAGTATTAtcttattataaatataaaaaacttacattttttaaaatatattataaaaattcagcctttcattttttctgtttcttttttgttaatatgtataatttaattttatatactaCATATTCccccttttttttattcttcatttacattatttctgcgttttcatttttttcaagaacaaaatttaaaatggattaaaatttaaaaattaataaggaAATTACactaattatatatattctctATAAccactaaattttttttcttatttaatatttttttatataaattacataacctctatttaaaaataacggAAAGAATATTCCCTGAACTATTGTTTTAAAGGAagtatacatattttaaaaattaaaaaatatatatgaaaaaataataaaaggcATAATTTTcgaaatttttctttttagaagattaaatattttagaaaaagaaattattatgtttatttcttttttttagttatagACTGAAGAAGacaatattaatttaaaaagggtatctttaaatttattatagtgaaattcttataatatttttttttttttttaactctatatgaattcttttaaaaaattaacagtATCACAAGAACATATCGATGATTCCCTATTTTGGAATGTATATttaactattttatttttattttttaaaagtttttctttttattttaaaaaatattttgaagataattaaaaaaaaaaaatttattaggaaaataactttttataacttattttttcattttttaacaaaatgaatatttttaatagtaCAATAAAGTACCCCAGTATCTagtttctaaaaaaaaaaatatagataaatttataaaaagtattatgaatccaatttttttacttcttttatatttattaaaaaattaattttaaaatatagtgGTAAATGGAGTGAACAAACAGATAAAATAACAGCAAATAGAATATTATTGAAGTTAATTGACAATTTTCTCAATATGTCTTTATTTCCTTTAACTTTATGATTATTCACAATATAATTAACACATAGCatatatctttataatttttgtagaagaatttgtaaaataaagaaaaaacttTTCTTTTCGTTCCTGTATTGAAataaagacaaaaaaaaaattataattttcatctATTCCtagtattaatattattttaaattaaataaataagaattttcttttaatgaaaaaaaaaaaaaaatcaagttttgaaaattattacatttgtttttaaatttatcttatattaaaattgtcttaaaaaaattaaggtgaaataaattaatttcacTAAATTTAACTATATGTTAAAATATAGGTATgagctatttttttttttaatttttttgtgttaaaataaaaaaatatataagctttaaaattattataatttttaaaaaagaaaaaagttagAAAATTGCGTATGTAATCCTTAAATACTTTCTGTATCAGAATAATACAAATGGAAACCAAGCTCTTAATAGATGAAAACAACTTAAAGACGTaatgataaattattatagtatattaaaaaatggaGAGACttaaaattctttaattCTTGTATTATGATTCATCTTTATTAAATTGTaatgttatttattttttattgtgtGCATGTCTCTTTTTTTCTAAGCAAATAAAACAGATAGCCACTTTTTCTTGTTCCCACCTTTAAATATGTTAATTTAACATTCACAAACAAAAGACAAACTAAACCATGTTGaaacattattaaaatatataataaagtatttttacgataatttttaaatttatatttcattttaaataCGTAAAAccttaaattatatttatatgttatacaaatgttttaaaatataatatatgaaTTAGCTTCATTtaactattaaaaaaaaaaaaaaaaaaaaaaaaaatcatgtAACTTAATCTGCAGTTGTATAtgtaatacaaaaaaatagaattaaaatattcatattcatttattCTTTATTGAACCCTTTTTTTACGTTAATTTCTTCTACAAATTTTgttttacataattttttttactttttttatttttctcctTCTTAATGCTCTAAAAACTACAAAGgctatatgtatatatatgtatacacTTCCGTATGCATGTAAAATgcatgtatatttttaaattaaaactgattctgttattttattattttggtTCAACAAATAATTGCTagctttattaattttttttttttttttttaaatttaaaacatatatataaaattttgcatatataattaaaaaaaaactaattaatttttttttaggtatGTAAATTTTctcaaaaatttataatttttttgttttttacaaataattttttccatttaaaacaatatttacacgctttatatatttatatatatatttttttttttgtacaattttttaaaattaaaaaaataatacaaatgaaGGAAAAATATGCATTAACCTATCTCTTTTTGATGGTTGTTCTTTATGTTGTAAAAGGATACAACGTAAGAAATAGTAGTAATCCTAAAAATATAAGCAATTATAATGATAGTGAAAGTGTTGTTATTAGAAACACACGTGCTTTAACTCCCAAAGAGGAAAATGAGTTAAGAAAAATGAATCTTCATAAACAAATGACATTTATTCAAgcatcttcatcttcatcaaATATGATGCATGACCAAGAACTAAAAATAGAAGGGAGAATTTACGAAGTTACAGGGGTTGTTAATGGAATAACAAAAGGGCATCCTTTAGCAATTGCTTTAGGGGCACAGTATTCTAATTATTTTGATTTCTTAGAGATAATTAAATTAACTGATACGACTTCTcgttttaaatttttagttAAGCCAGGAAAATACTACTTACGTATTTATGGAAATACTTATATGACACCAAGTGCAATAAAAATTAGTATACCTTGTGATAAATGCAAATATGTTAATGGGAGTTACAATGATCGTATCCGTGTAAGCCCTTATAAATCTGATCCTAACTTGTTCATTTACAATTGGGAATTGCAAGTATCATCCCCAATACCATTGGAGCACATTAACACAGTTCATAATGATGAAGCTGATTGGTTTCATGGTAATACCTTAAATgatgaattaaaattagATTCATCAGCTGCTGCGACAACtttaaaaactttttatGGAATTGAATTAACTGGAATATGGGGTTCTGAATATTCAGATAGATTGTTAAGTGTTATATCTGAATTTCCTGATTGCGTAAAATTAGTTacatatgataaaaatgCAAGAGCTCTTCAAAGAAAACACCAAAAATGGATTTTAATTAATGGTGATTTAGGTGCTTTTGATATGGATATAGAATTACATAATAATCCAGAATATGAATATTCTAAAACAGTACGTGTTTCTGCAAATGCTTTTTCTTTCTCCCAAAAATTGGTTAAAAACCCTGGAAATAAtggtaaatatttttctagaAGGCTagaaaaagtaataattaGAGCTCTTTTTACACATGATTTTCAATTGTTTTCCACGTATTTTGAACAAAAACATGGTGTTACATTATTAGATCCAAATTCAAATGAATTAATGATAAAACAGATAACTGGATATGAACATAAAGATTATCAACCATGGAGTCAAAATATAGAAGAGCTTGTTGAAATAGCTACTTCATGGGATGAATATCCTAAAGGATTTCAAAAAGTTAAAGGCTTAAGATATTTAGTAAGAAGGAAAAATGGGTTAAAGCACCCTGTTTATCCAACTGCTCCAGCTGTAGCTTTTCCAGGAGGATCAGAAAGAGATTCCTTCCTTGAATTTATGGAATCAGCATTTGTGAACTATAGCAATATTTCTCATTTAGTGCTTCACGAAATTGGacattttatttatgaaaataatttacctATTGAATTTAAAAACGAATGGATGGAATTAGGAAAGTGGTACAAAGAACCACTATCCCCAAGCAGCTGGGCTTCCAGATTAGAAGTAGAATTTGTTTCAGCTTATGCTCATGACAAAAACCCAGGAGAAGATTTTGCAGAATCAATAGCTTCATTTGTATTGAATCCAAGATTATTGAGTTCTAGATCtcctaaaaaatataaatggttaaaagaaaaagtatttAGAGGTAGCTTTTATACTACTAGTGGATCCCACTTATTTGAAGTTTTAAATCTAggtaatgaaatattttattatcct
Proteins encoded in this window:
- a CDS encoding zinc finger, RAN binding protein, putative produces the protein MESHKYTDKLKSGDWICTDENCRNINFSKRTHCNRCSKPRPKSTIKKNFKQIFFKSNDWKCDDCGNINWAKREKCNICSKSRYSKKLNEFKSNKEIRTGKGGGHYDIQWNNEKRVHDSEDEEYDEFGRKKKKKKKNDNEEEKSKGNFENNDINNSNKNNNNKDMSYKNNICKDKNYENSRSRSMLSDNYKKDKRSNIYDEDKGYKKSNGDHKKYYDRKGDYDKKYNDRKSDYNKKHNDIKYKHDNTGSDYKKYDDKKYDYDKRYDDKKKHRRD
- the SIAP1 gene encoding sporozoite invasion-associated protein 1, putative, with protein sequence MKEKYALTYLFLMVVLYVVKGYNVRNSSNPKNISNYNDSESVVIRNTRALTPKEENELRKMNLHKQMTFIQASSSSSNMMHDQELKIEGRIYEVTGVVNGITKGHPLAIALGAQYSNYFDFLEIIKLTDTTSRFKFLVKPGKYYLRIYGNTYMTPSAIKISIPCDKCKYVNGSYNDRIRVSPYKSDPNLFIYNWELQVSSPIPLEHINTVHNDEADWFHGNTLNDELKLDSSAAATTLKTFYGIELTGIWGSEYSDRLLSVISEFPDCVKLVTYDKNARALQRKHQKWILINGDLGAFDMDIELHNNPEYEYSKTVRVSANAFSFSQKLVKNPGNNGKYFSRRLEKVIIRALFTHDFQLFSTYFEQKHGVTLLDPNSNELMIKQITGYEHKDYQPWSQNIEELVEIATSWDEYPKGFQKVKGLRYLVRRKNGLKHPVYPTAPAVAFPGGSERDSFLEFMESAFVNYSNISHLVLHEIGHFIYENNLPIEFKNEWMELGKWYKEPLSPSSWASRLEVEFVSAYAHDKNPGEDFAESIASFVLNPRLLSSRSPKKYKWLKEKVFRGSFYTTSGSHLFEVLNLGNEIFYYPGKVKKIYAKVIGSPTENKQVKVDIYLLSTRGSDGCAKHAYARLFSEQQTYRDVFFFPKDGSECSHHLYGEFSMNPSESRGRWVSESLTFTGQNDINRYTGIGSFLFYIYINNQNEDLEKPIPLLNSISVHPYDSSDTENSLIRLQIMVLEDHMLKKQGGTYTNFASKDNNSYSFFNYTYEMYEPEFNAEIIEKDYFLSDISTNGFRQVSSESCKEYTDMDISKLKCFQVVNPVSIPKYCIGNRLYLRQFSAEDEAGNQSMINISSDKFFADLKPGTERDTHEPVVYNVKVSSKSANKNHDGETIVTVDFSVFDDLSGVFYIYIFLRDPHGGIHRSSVNRSILPNGVGMKNINHKILLPKGSMGGTWMLDEIKAVDRCKNESRNIYSYSVYVENS
- the FEN1 gene encoding flap endonuclease 1, putative; this translates as MGIKGLTKFIADAAPNAIKEIKIENLMGRIIAIDASMSLYQFIIAIRDSDHYGNLTNESGETTSHISGLMSRSIKLMENGLKPIYVFDGAPPELKGSELEKRGEKRQKAEELLQKAKEEGDLEEIKKQSGRTVRVTKKQNEEAKKLLTLMGIPIVEAPCEAESQCAFLTKYDIAHATATEDADALVFGTKILIRNLNANASSNQNKNKNSSKRGYILTEINLQQVLKGLNLTMNQFIDFCILCGCDYCDTIKGIGSKTAYNLIKEYNCIENIIENIDKNKYQVPTNFRFVEARNSFINPKVLTKEEIKIDWSEPKIDELKDLLIKEYNFNEVRVTNYINRLLKARKVTTQRRLDNFFTACTKKSTKLIIEESQKDLKKKQKGTKRDIANNNTKLNKKQKTEKKTIKKESEQNEQIKKEKDEVSKELEEKTQYNNDIHRQNSLDDQMDSESGNLKNNNIQNSLNINSINDSNNVEIDNSIYNNSNLNNNNKNDINLSNNSNTLNNSNNLSNDSTLNSSSITLNSNNVKNITEIKKKNNLFLLPFCPKNVTKVKKGKSIQRC